One window from the genome of Nomascus leucogenys isolate Asia chromosome 12, Asia_NLE_v1, whole genome shotgun sequence encodes:
- the RPS27 gene encoding 40S ribosomal protein S27 isoform X1, translating to MPLAKDLLHPSPEEEKRKHKKKRLVQSPNSYFMDVKCPGCYKITTVFSHAQTVVLCVGCSTVLCQPTGGKARLTEGCSFRRKQH from the exons ATGCCT CTCGCAAAGGATCTCCTTCATCCCTCtccagaagaggagaagaggaaacaCAAGAAGAAACGCCTGGTGCAGAGCCCCAATTCCTACTTTATGGATGTGAAATGCCCAG GATGCTATAAAATCACCACGGTCTTTAGCCATGCACAAACGGTAGTTTTGTGTGTTGGCTGCTCCACTGTCCTCTGCCAGCCTACAGGAGGAAAAGCAAGGCTTACAGAAG GATGTTCCTTCAGGAGGAAGCAGCACTGA
- the RPS27 gene encoding 40S ribosomal protein S27 isoform X2, with the protein MDVKCPGCYKITTVFSHAQTVVLCVGCSTVLCQPTGGKARLTEGCSFRRKQH; encoded by the exons ATGGATGTGAAATGCCCAG GATGCTATAAAATCACCACGGTCTTTAGCCATGCACAAACGGTAGTTTTGTGTGTTGGCTGCTCCACTGTCCTCTGCCAGCCTACAGGAGGAAAAGCAAGGCTTACAGAAG GATGTTCCTTCAGGAGGAAGCAGCACTGA